One segment of Kitasatospora viridis DNA contains the following:
- a CDS encoding ankyrin repeat domain-containing protein has protein sequence MSDYWTPAHQAVEREDAEALARLLAACGNPDEVFGEMTLLTHAIDAEGDGALQAGKPLTVHTTAVLLAFGADPCLADPAGRTSMAMAAHYGHTPALQLLQAHINRQDADSR, from the coding sequence GTGAGTGACTATTGGACCCCGGCGCATCAAGCCGTGGAGCGCGAGGACGCTGAGGCTCTGGCCCGTTTGCTGGCTGCTTGCGGCAACCCGGACGAGGTTTTCGGGGAGATGACCCTCCTGACTCATGCGATCGATGCCGAGGGGGATGGCGCCCTTCAAGCGGGCAAACCCTTGACGGTGCACACCACGGCTGTGCTGTTGGCGTTCGGCGCTGACCCGTGCTTGGCCGACCCCGCAGGACGCACGTCGATGGCCATGGCCGCGCACTACGGCCACACTCCTGCCCTTCAACTGCTTCAGGCACACATCAACCGGCAAGACGCCGATAGCAGATGA
- a CDS encoding IS5 family transposase (programmed frameshift) — protein MVERLVPDELWELFQLVVPDAPVRPQGGGRRRHGDREVLAAIVFVATSGCTWAQLPPCFGPSGPTAHRRFTEWSKARVWAKLHRGVLDELGSRGELDWSRCAVDSVNMRALKGELTGPNPVDRGKYGSKIHLLTELTGLPLSLAISGANVHDSQALIPLTDAIPPIRSRRGPRRRRPGKLHGDKAYDHRFIRTYLRRRQIPARIARRGIDSSQRLGQHRWVIERTVAWLGGFRRLHRRYERKGDHFTAFASIAAALICYRRLAG, from the exons ATCGTTGAGCGTCTGGTGCCAGACGAGCTGTGGGAGCTGTTCCAGTTGGTGGTGCCGGATGCTCCGGTACGCCCGCAGGGCGGTGGCCGGCGGCGCCACGGAGACCGCGAGGTGTTGGCAGCGATCGTGTTCGTCGCGACCTCGGGGTGCACCTGGGCCCAGTTGCCGCCCTGCTTCGGCCCCTCCGGGCCGACGGCTCACCGACGCTTCACCGAGTGGAGCAAGGCCAGAGTGTGGGCCAAGCTCCACCGGGGCGTCCTGGACGAACTCGGCTCGCGGGGCGAGCTGGACTGGTCGCGGTGCGCGGTCGACTCGGTGAACATGAGGGCCCTG AAGGGGGAACTGACAGGTCCGAATCCCGTTGATCGAGGCAAGTACGGGTCAAAGATCCATCTGCTCACCGAACTCACCGGTTTACCCCTGTCGCTCGCGATCTCCGGGGCCAACGTCCACGACAGCCAGGCCCTGATCCCGCTCACCGACGCCATCCCGCCGATCCGCTCCCGCCGCGGCCCCAGGCGACGCAGGCCCGGCAAACTGCATGGCGACAAAGCCTACGACCACCGCTTCATCCGTACCTACCTGCGACGACGTCAGATCCCGGCTCGCATCGCGCGCCGAGGCATCGACTCCTCACAGCGACTCGGCCAGCACCGCTGGGTGATCGAGCGCACCGTCGCCTGGCTCGGCGGCTTCCGCCGGCTCCACCGCCGCTACGAGCGCAAGGGCGACCACTTCACGGCCTTCGCCAGCATCGCCGCAGCCCTCATCTGCTATCGGCGTCTTGCCGGTTGA
- a CDS encoding AfsR/SARP family transcriptional regulator produces MELHFTVLGPLRAWHAGRELRINRARDRAVLAVLLVAAGRPVPVGEIIDGVWGEEEDEAPDRFVALPGHVYRLRKVLDGAAPGRAGASVLRHVGKGYRLDVDPQATDRTAFLAGLAAATAAHRNWQPERARSLLSSAVALWSGGRALDDVPGPFAAHERRLLAARREAAVRDRQELDLALSGRAGPAVVMREVRRPFQLPPDLTDFTGRQAQLAAIAEALTGPARPAAPLVTVIGPRGVGKSTLAVHAAHRAGAAYPDGQLYANLRGAGRDAAPRILAAFLRALGVEERALPVSPADRRVLFHRLLTGRRVLVVLDGDTAVEPVRSLLPTAPGCAALLTLDGPGGPRNRPPGEHSVSLDRMTSQEALLLLGRVLGPERLAREPLSARALAAACHHLPGPLRCSAELLVRRPAWPISALVPAGAEQRTSCARAGR; encoded by the coding sequence GTGGAACTGCACTTCACTGTCCTGGGACCGCTGCGGGCCTGGCACGCGGGTCGGGAGCTGCGGATCAACCGGGCCCGGGACCGAGCCGTGCTCGCGGTGCTGCTCGTCGCCGCAGGACGGCCCGTGCCGGTGGGAGAGATCATCGACGGGGTGTGGGGCGAGGAGGAGGACGAGGCGCCGGACCGGTTCGTCGCCCTCCCCGGCCACGTGTACCGGCTCCGCAAGGTACTGGACGGAGCGGCTCCCGGACGGGCCGGCGCGAGCGTCCTGCGGCACGTGGGCAAGGGGTACCGGCTGGACGTCGATCCGCAGGCCACCGACCGGACAGCGTTCCTGGCCGGGCTCGCCGCCGCCACTGCCGCCCACCGGAACTGGCAGCCGGAGCGTGCCCGGTCCCTGCTCTCCAGTGCGGTGGCGCTGTGGTCCGGGGGCCGGGCACTGGACGATGTGCCGGGGCCGTTCGCGGCGCACGAACGCCGGCTGCTGGCTGCCCGGCGGGAGGCGGCCGTGCGGGACCGCCAGGAGCTGGATCTGGCACTGTCTGGCCGCGCGGGCCCGGCGGTGGTCATGCGGGAAGTACGGCGACCGTTCCAACTTCCTCCCGACCTGACCGACTTCACCGGTCGGCAGGCCCAGTTGGCCGCGATCGCCGAGGCCCTGACCGGCCCGGCCCGGCCCGCGGCACCGCTGGTCACGGTGATCGGACCGCGTGGGGTCGGCAAGAGCACCTTGGCGGTGCACGCCGCCCACCGGGCCGGCGCCGCCTATCCGGACGGGCAGTTGTACGCGAACCTGCGTGGTGCCGGCCGCGATGCGGCGCCCCGGATCCTGGCGGCGTTCCTGCGTGCGCTGGGCGTCGAGGAGCGCGCGTTGCCGGTGAGCCCGGCCGACCGCCGCGTCCTGTTCCACCGGTTGCTGACCGGACGGCGGGTGCTGGTCGTCCTCGACGGCGACACCGCTGTGGAGCCGGTCCGCTCGCTGTTGCCGACGGCACCCGGTTGCGCCGCTCTCCTCACGCTCGATGGACCGGGTGGACCCCGGAACCGGCCACCGGGGGAGCACAGCGTCAGTCTCGACCGGATGACCTCGCAGGAGGCGCTGCTCCTGCTCGGCCGGGTACTCGGCCCGGAGCGGCTGGCCCGTGAGCCGTTGTCGGCACGAGCGCTGGCCGCCGCCTGCCATCACCTGCCGGGGCCGCTGCGCTGCTCGGCCGAGCTGCTGGTACGCCGCCCGGCCTGGCCGATCTCCGCGCTGGTCCCGGCGGGTGCGGAGCAGCGGACGAGCTGTGCCCGGGCCGGGCGGTAG
- a CDS encoding AfsR/SARP family transcriptional regulator, with translation MGPLGGWHDGYPLDLGRRQQQAFLAMLLAQPGRVLTPAALTGGVFEENRPPNRPRSVLATHAYRLRRELRKVGAERLLVTVDGGYRFDVAVQGVDVGVFDFLVAQADLARAAGERARARDLLAQALALHQGEPLAGLPGRHADELRRHLIERQVTALETKLGLDVELGDNPSCLIDLAEAVFAHPYHERLRAVLMLALRRAGQAAEARAVYAEARRFYHYQGLGRAELDALLARISSPPQRPAAAAAAAPPMMLHQLTSDIVDFTGRRPEVARMTGLLSQPDPPAVVVLAVNGLGGVGKTTLALNVAHTLRDHFSDGRLQLDLRGTKADPLDPAEGLATLLTALGVPDRAVPADPVERAALYRTTVAGRRLLLLLDDASDAAQVIPLLPGARTCAVLVTSRGWLSLLPGAHHLHLDAMPLSEAIDLLAVIVGRARVEAEPQAAATIAAACGLLPLAVRVAGSRLAADPGQPLARLAANLADERIRLAELAHHQTAVEPVLALSYARLSTEQARAMRLVAVPDVPEIALAAAAALLDHGAEEARALLESLVDLNLLQSPAADRYAFHDLVKVFARQQSGRQDTAAAVTAAFARLLDFCLASARNAEGTSARTPDRARRRPVSATTARPGLAFRTTEEANHWMLAQGTLHQAVIRRACRDPELSLTQSADLLDTLGSALFLFGRSHAASVAELAADLATAAMHRGERAGEAAEGAREAEAMARSVRGGMLWHTGRFAQAAAELDRALPLCQGGPEPHRLRARVLHLRGATARMLRKYEEAIDVMTVAAALYRELGDRAAEGVSLGEMAISQAQTGRHAQARATAVRGAELTAGQFSSAEALARIHLGRVLHLVGDLALALTEAEQAGRRTRSLGLTEYQVAAGVLAVRVHLAAGRARTALRLGEELLPLARQASGTLEGFLLETLGEACAVLHRTDRATDWLNEALGRFRQLGLSTEAANVERALEYLT, from the coding sequence TTGGGCCCGCTGGGCGGCTGGCACGACGGGTACCCCCTCGACCTGGGGCGGCGGCAGCAGCAGGCCTTCCTCGCCATGCTGCTCGCCCAGCCGGGCCGGGTGCTGACGCCGGCCGCGCTCACCGGTGGGGTCTTCGAGGAGAACCGCCCACCGAATCGGCCCAGGTCCGTTCTGGCCACCCACGCCTACCGGCTGCGCCGGGAGCTCCGGAAGGTCGGTGCTGAGCGGCTGCTGGTCACGGTCGACGGCGGCTACCGGTTCGACGTGGCCGTCCAGGGCGTGGACGTCGGCGTATTCGACTTCCTGGTCGCGCAGGCCGACCTGGCCCGCGCAGCCGGCGAGCGCGCCCGGGCTCGGGACCTGTTGGCCCAAGCGCTCGCCCTGCACCAGGGCGAACCATTGGCGGGCCTGCCAGGACGTCACGCCGACGAACTGCGCCGGCATCTGATCGAGCGCCAGGTGACGGCGCTGGAGACCAAGCTGGGGCTGGACGTCGAGCTCGGCGACAACCCCTCCTGCCTCATCGACCTGGCGGAGGCCGTCTTCGCCCACCCGTACCACGAGCGGTTGCGGGCAGTGCTGATGCTGGCGCTCCGCCGGGCGGGCCAAGCGGCCGAAGCCCGGGCCGTGTACGCCGAAGCCCGCCGCTTTTACCACTACCAGGGATTGGGTCGCGCGGAGCTGGACGCCCTGCTGGCCCGGATCAGCAGCCCGCCCCAACGGCCGGCAGCCGCCGCGGCAGCTGCTCCCCCCATGATGCTCCATCAGCTTACTTCCGACATCGTGGACTTCACCGGCCGCCGACCCGAGGTGGCGAGGATGACCGGCCTGCTCTCCCAACCGGACCCGCCCGCCGTGGTCGTCCTGGCGGTGAACGGCCTGGGCGGGGTCGGGAAGACCACGCTGGCCCTGAACGTCGCACACACCCTGCGCGACCACTTCTCCGACGGCCGGCTCCAGCTGGACCTGCGCGGCACCAAGGCCGACCCACTCGACCCCGCCGAGGGGCTCGCCACCCTGCTGACCGCCCTCGGCGTGCCGGACCGGGCGGTCCCCGCCGACCCGGTGGAGCGCGCCGCGCTCTACCGCACGACGGTAGCCGGACGCCGGCTGCTGCTCCTGCTCGACGACGCGTCCGACGCCGCGCAGGTGATCCCGCTGCTGCCGGGGGCCAGGACCTGTGCGGTGCTGGTCACCAGCCGCGGCTGGCTGAGCCTGCTCCCCGGCGCCCACCACCTCCACCTCGACGCCATGCCACTGTCTGAAGCGATCGACCTGCTGGCCGTCATCGTCGGACGCGCCCGGGTCGAGGCCGAGCCGCAGGCGGCCGCCACGATCGCCGCGGCCTGCGGTCTGCTGCCCCTGGCCGTGCGGGTGGCCGGTTCCCGGCTGGCCGCCGATCCCGGGCAGCCGCTGGCCCGGCTCGCCGCGAATCTCGCCGACGAGAGGATCAGGCTCGCCGAACTCGCCCATCACCAGACCGCCGTGGAGCCCGTACTCGCGCTCTCCTACGCCCGGCTGAGCACCGAACAGGCACGCGCCATGCGGCTGGTCGCCGTGCCCGACGTGCCCGAGATCGCGCTCGCCGCCGCCGCTGCCCTGCTCGACCACGGAGCCGAGGAGGCCCGCGCGCTACTGGAGTCGCTGGTGGACCTCAACCTGCTGCAGTCACCCGCCGCCGACCGGTACGCCTTCCACGACCTGGTGAAGGTGTTCGCCCGCCAGCAGAGCGGCCGGCAGGACACCGCCGCGGCGGTCACCGCAGCGTTCGCCCGGCTGCTCGACTTCTGCCTGGCGAGCGCCCGAAACGCCGAAGGGACCTCGGCCCGCACCCCCGACCGCGCTCGGCGCAGGCCGGTCTCGGCCACGACCGCCAGACCGGGCCTGGCTTTCCGCACCACTGAAGAGGCCAACCACTGGATGCTGGCCCAGGGCACCCTGCACCAGGCGGTGATCCGCCGGGCCTGCCGTGACCCCGAGCTGTCGCTCACTCAGAGCGCCGACCTGCTGGATACGCTGGGCTCGGCCCTCTTCCTCTTCGGCCGCAGCCACGCGGCGTCGGTGGCCGAGCTCGCCGCTGACCTCGCGACCGCCGCCATGCACCGTGGTGAGCGTGCCGGCGAGGCGGCGGAAGGGGCGAGGGAGGCGGAGGCGATGGCGCGCTCGGTGCGCGGCGGCATGCTCTGGCACACCGGCCGCTTCGCCCAGGCCGCAGCCGAACTCGACCGCGCGCTGCCGCTCTGCCAGGGCGGCCCGGAGCCGCACAGGCTGCGTGCGCGGGTGCTGCACCTGCGCGGCGCGACCGCTCGGATGCTGCGGAAGTACGAGGAGGCGATCGACGTGATGACCGTGGCCGCCGCGCTCTACCGCGAGCTCGGCGACCGGGCGGCCGAGGGTGTGTCGCTCGGCGAAATGGCCATCAGCCAGGCCCAGACCGGTCGCCACGCCCAGGCCAGGGCCACCGCCGTACGCGGCGCCGAGCTGACGGCCGGGCAGTTCAGCAGCGCCGAGGCGCTCGCCCGGATCCACCTCGGCCGGGTGCTCCACCTGGTCGGCGATCTGGCCCTGGCGCTCACCGAAGCCGAGCAAGCGGGCCGTCGGACGCGCAGCCTGGGCCTGACCGAGTACCAGGTCGCCGCAGGCGTCCTGGCCGTCCGGGTCCACCTGGCGGCCGGGCGCGCGCGGACCGCCCTCCGGTTGGGCGAGGAACTCCTACCCCTGGCGCGTCAGGCCTCGGGCACGCTCGAAGGATTCCTGCTTGAGACCCTCGGCGAGGCGTGCGCGGTGCTGCACCGCACCGATCGGGCCACCGACTGGCTGAACGAGGCGCTGGGTCGGTTCCGGCAGCTGGGCCTCTCCACGGAGGCGGCCAACGTCGAGCGAGCGCTGGAATACCTGACTTGA
- a CDS encoding flavin reductase family protein, with protein sequence MRIDFDPQTMARNDVYRLLTATVVPRPIAWISTISKDRFIPNLAPHSFFTIASTQPPIVQFTSVASRDSLRNVMETREFVVCLAPEALMAEVNASGTDFPAEVDEFEAIGLVAEPSARVKPARVAGSPVALECRLHSTVSLGDGTVVFGEVVHMAVDEAVLVDGHPEIGLLRPLSRLGRNEWGIGVEVAAVDRIGYAEWVEGKR encoded by the coding sequence ATGCGTATCGACTTCGACCCTCAGACCATGGCCCGCAACGACGTGTACCGGTTGCTCACCGCCACCGTCGTGCCGCGGCCCATCGCCTGGATCTCCACGATCAGCAAGGATCGCTTTATACCGAACCTCGCACCGCACTCGTTCTTCACGATAGCCAGCACGCAGCCGCCGATCGTGCAGTTCACGTCGGTGGCGAGTCGGGACTCGCTGCGGAACGTGATGGAGACGCGGGAGTTCGTGGTGTGCCTGGCGCCGGAGGCGTTGATGGCCGAGGTGAACGCGTCGGGGACGGACTTCCCGGCGGAGGTGGACGAGTTCGAGGCGATCGGGCTGGTGGCCGAGCCGTCGGCGCGGGTGAAGCCGGCCAGGGTGGCGGGGTCGCCGGTGGCGTTGGAGTGCCGGCTGCACAGCACCGTCAGCCTGGGGGACGGGACCGTGGTGTTCGGGGAGGTGGTGCACATGGCGGTGGACGAGGCGGTGTTGGTCGACGGGCACCCGGAGATCGGGTTGCTGCGTCCGCTGTCGCGGCTGGGGCGCAACGAGTGGGGGATCGGGGTGGAGGTGGCCGCGGTGGACCGGATCGGCTACGCGGAGTGGGTCGAGGGCAAGCGCTGA
- a CDS encoding tetratricopeptide repeat protein, whose protein sequence is MSDRPRHRWIVGPADLASPGGWSSEVPGWSQLPPALLAPINAHRRLRGPYTAAGTLARELHARAGRLAGQAAGQLAADALAAHDVELLTVAPELRLTMAATRETLTSLAVPSERTRFYSRLRTLRIAHGLTECLRDVVAAMTDQPVSLWFDRVDEADPLDREFLGVLVRRLDPALLTLVIATREEPPADGELAAMLAQHAERFDVVAPQAPDRLRPEPVGALLVEQARSYVATECLSTEPELARAYESLPEAERRVLHDWRAEELEALDSQSLRLGAIPFHRELGTDPAGPGAAALEHGLNYCIDHGFYEATVDFGKRGRALIDWSAAYEQWWTFTTKTTTSLAALGRPVEAEELYDEARAFTVNPTIHMQAAYATAMLYTRHHDEDRKDHHKAMAWINQAIAIAHLLPDPKERAFNTVFHKNGRALIEGHLARPEDALRLVAEGLERLDHDLGTGEHLLHRSVLRHNRAQVLSGLGRLDEALADFQSVIEADPNYAEYHFDAASVLRRLGRTEEALAEYDTAIRLSPPFPEVYYNRGDLRAACGDIAGAVADFAYVVEIDPGFVDAYVNLAGLLLQEGEAEQAGPLVAAALERAPEHPHLHSLAGRLAMDSGDLAAARAELDAAIALDETLAEAWATRAAVVFEQDDLTGALADLDRAVALLPDPAMLFNRGTVREALGQWKEAIADFDEALAADPDEPDALLHRAICRGRTGDRAGAAADRERFLLLAPDREEELTATA, encoded by the coding sequence ATGTCTGACCGACCGCGCCACCGTTGGATCGTCGGCCCCGCTGACCTGGCGTCGCCGGGCGGCTGGTCGTCCGAGGTGCCGGGCTGGTCGCAGCTTCCGCCGGCGCTGCTGGCGCCGATCAACGCGCACCGCCGACTGCGCGGCCCGTACACCGCGGCCGGCACGCTGGCGCGCGAGCTGCACGCCCGGGCGGGCCGGCTCGCCGGCCAGGCCGCAGGCCAGCTCGCGGCCGACGCGCTCGCCGCGCACGACGTCGAACTCCTGACCGTGGCACCGGAGTTGCGGCTCACGATGGCGGCCACCCGGGAGACCCTCACCTCGCTGGCGGTGCCCTCGGAGCGCACCCGGTTCTACTCCCGGCTGCGCACCCTGCGGATCGCGCACGGCCTCACCGAGTGCCTGCGCGACGTGGTGGCGGCGATGACGGATCAGCCGGTGTCGCTCTGGTTCGACCGGGTGGACGAAGCCGACCCGCTGGACCGGGAGTTCCTCGGGGTGCTGGTGCGCAGGCTGGACCCGGCGCTGCTCACCCTGGTCATCGCGACCCGCGAAGAGCCGCCCGCCGACGGCGAGTTGGCGGCCATGCTGGCCCAGCACGCCGAGCGCTTCGACGTCGTCGCGCCCCAGGCCCCCGACCGGCTCCGGCCGGAACCGGTCGGAGCCCTGCTGGTGGAGCAGGCCCGTAGCTACGTCGCCACCGAATGCCTGAGCACCGAACCGGAATTGGCGCGGGCCTACGAGAGCCTGCCGGAGGCCGAGCGGCGCGTGCTGCACGACTGGCGGGCCGAGGAGCTGGAGGCGCTGGACTCCCAGTCGCTGCGCCTGGGCGCCATCCCGTTCCACCGCGAGCTCGGCACCGACCCGGCCGGCCCGGGCGCCGCCGCACTGGAGCACGGCCTCAACTACTGCATCGACCACGGGTTCTACGAGGCCACCGTCGACTTCGGCAAGCGCGGCCGGGCCCTGATCGACTGGAGCGCCGCCTACGAGCAGTGGTGGACCTTCACCACCAAGACCACCACCTCGCTGGCCGCCCTCGGCCGGCCCGTCGAGGCCGAGGAACTCTACGACGAGGCACGGGCGTTCACCGTCAACCCGACCATCCACATGCAGGCGGCCTACGCCACGGCGATGCTCTACACCCGCCACCACGACGAGGACCGCAAGGACCACCACAAGGCGATGGCCTGGATCAACCAGGCGATCGCCATCGCGCACCTGCTGCCGGACCCCAAGGAGCGCGCCTTCAACACGGTGTTCCACAAGAACGGCCGCGCGCTGATCGAGGGTCACCTCGCCCGGCCCGAGGACGCGCTGCGCCTGGTCGCCGAGGGCCTGGAGCGGCTGGACCACGACCTGGGCACCGGCGAGCACCTGCTGCACCGCTCGGTGCTGCGCCACAACCGGGCCCAGGTGCTCAGCGGCCTCGGCCGGCTCGACGAGGCGCTCGCCGACTTCCAGTCGGTCATCGAAGCGGACCCGAACTACGCCGAGTACCACTTCGACGCCGCCTCGGTGCTGCGCCGGCTCGGCCGCACGGAGGAGGCGCTGGCCGAGTACGACACCGCGATCCGGCTCTCCCCGCCGTTCCCCGAGGTCTACTACAACCGGGGCGACCTGCGCGCGGCCTGCGGTGACATCGCGGGCGCCGTCGCCGACTTCGCCTACGTGGTGGAGATCGACCCGGGCTTCGTGGACGCCTACGTCAACCTCGCCGGACTGCTGCTGCAGGAGGGCGAGGCCGAGCAGGCGGGCCCGCTGGTGGCGGCGGCGCTGGAACGGGCGCCGGAGCACCCGCACCTGCACAGCCTGGCCGGCCGGCTGGCGATGGACTCCGGCGACCTGGCCGCGGCCCGCGCCGAACTGGACGCCGCCATCGCCCTGGACGAGACCCTGGCCGAGGCGTGGGCGACCCGGGCCGCCGTGGTCTTCGAGCAGGACGACCTGACCGGCGCGCTGGCCGACCTCGACCGGGCGGTCGCGCTGCTGCCCGACCCGGCGATGCTCTTCAACCGGGGCACGGTGCGCGAGGCCCTGGGCCAGTGGAAGGAGGCGATCGCCGACTTCGACGAGGCGCTGGCCGCCGACCCGGACGAGCCGGACGCCCTGCTGCACCGCGCGATCTGCCGGGGCCGCACCGGCGACCGGGCGGGCGCCGCCGCCGACCGCGAACGCTTCCTGCTGCTCGCGCCCGACCGGGAGGAAGAGCTGACGGCGACCGCATAA
- a CDS encoding NADH:flavin oxidoreductase, producing the protein MTASASPAARAAEILSRPVALNGLTVPNRIVMAPMTRQFSPGGVPGEDVRSYYARRAGAGVGLIVTEGTYVGHESAGMSDRVPRFHGEEQLAGWAQVAEAVHEAGGLIVPQLWHIGMVRRAGKPPYADAPAVGPSGVRTDGTEGTGRAMTRSDLDAVIGAFAEAAAEAERIGFDGVELHGAHGYLIDQFLWAGTNRRTDEYGGDPVARTKFAAEVVAAVRERVSPEFPVIFRYSQWKQDAYDARLAETPQELAAILAPLAEAGIDAFHASTRRYWLPEFEGSELNLAGWTKKLTGKPTITVGSVGLDGEFLDALAGQGSPLKAIDELLDRMECGEFDLVAVGRALLQDPQWAAKVLGGRLDELKPYDAASLKTLS; encoded by the coding sequence GTGACCGCTTCCGCGTCCCCCGCCGCCCGCGCGGCCGAGATCCTCTCCCGGCCCGTCGCCCTGAACGGGCTGACCGTCCCGAACCGCATCGTGATGGCGCCGATGACGCGGCAGTTCTCGCCGGGCGGCGTGCCCGGCGAGGACGTGCGCTCGTACTACGCTCGCCGGGCCGGCGCCGGCGTGGGGCTGATCGTGACCGAGGGGACCTACGTCGGACACGAGTCGGCGGGGATGAGCGACCGGGTGCCGCGGTTCCACGGCGAGGAGCAGCTGGCCGGGTGGGCGCAGGTCGCCGAGGCCGTGCACGAGGCGGGCGGGCTGATCGTGCCGCAGCTGTGGCACATCGGCATGGTGCGCCGGGCGGGCAAGCCGCCGTACGCCGACGCCCCGGCGGTCGGCCCCTCGGGCGTGCGGACCGACGGCACCGAGGGCACCGGCCGGGCGATGACCCGCAGTGACCTGGACGCCGTGATCGGCGCGTTCGCCGAGGCCGCCGCCGAGGCCGAGCGGATCGGCTTCGACGGCGTCGAGCTGCACGGCGCCCACGGCTACCTGATCGACCAGTTCCTGTGGGCCGGCACGAACCGTCGCACCGACGAGTACGGCGGCGACCCGGTGGCCCGGACCAAGTTCGCCGCCGAGGTCGTGGCGGCGGTCCGCGAGCGCGTCTCGCCCGAGTTCCCGGTGATCTTCCGCTACTCGCAGTGGAAGCAGGACGCCTACGACGCCCGGCTCGCCGAGACCCCGCAGGAGCTGGCCGCGATCCTGGCCCCGCTCGCCGAGGCCGGCATCGACGCGTTCCACGCCTCCACCCGCCGCTACTGGCTGCCGGAGTTCGAGGGCTCGGAGCTGAACCTGGCGGGCTGGACCAAGAAGCTCACCGGCAAGCCCACCATCACCGTCGGCTCGGTCGGCCTGGACGGCGAGTTCCTCGACGCCCTGGCCGGCCAGGGCTCGCCGCTCAAGGCGATCGACGAGCTGCTCGACCGCATGGAGTGCGGGGAGTTCGACCTGGTCGCCGTCGGCCGCGCGCTGCTCCAGGACCCGCAGTGGGCGGCGAAGGTGCTGGGCGGCCGGCTCGACGAGCTGAAGCCCTACGACGCGGCCTCGCTCAAGACCCTGAGCTAG
- a CDS encoding GNAT family N-acetyltransferase, translated as MISQAGPDDVAELARLLWLDTHHEEPGGPAVDAFAAQLAQWWDTRRDSHLAYVARLHEPQIVGMAWVALVPRVPRPGATNRLAGDIQSVFVLPEHRGRGIGSALVDAASQHATRLGSLRVTVHSGRRAVPVYERLGFEASRRLLQRPPD; from the coding sequence ATGATCAGTCAGGCCGGCCCGGACGACGTCGCCGAGCTGGCCCGGCTGCTCTGGCTGGACACCCACCACGAGGAGCCGGGCGGTCCGGCCGTCGACGCCTTCGCCGCGCAGCTCGCCCAGTGGTGGGACACCCGCCGGGACTCGCACCTGGCCTACGTGGCCCGGCTCCACGAGCCGCAGATCGTCGGCATGGCCTGGGTCGCCCTGGTACCCCGCGTGCCCCGGCCCGGCGCGACGAACCGCCTGGCCGGGGACATACAGAGCGTCTTCGTCCTGCCGGAGCACCGGGGCCGGGGGATCGGCTCGGCACTCGTGGACGCCGCCTCGCAGCACGCGACCCGCCTGGGCTCCCTGCGCGTGACGGTCCACTCCGGCCGCCGGGCCGTACCGGTGTACGAACGGCTGGGCTTCGAGGCCTCCCGACGGCTCCTCCAGCGCCCGCCGGACTAG